GCCGAATCCTGAGAGTAGGCATAAATAGTGTAATCACCTTCCCTGAGGTAATCAAACCGGTATGCACCGTTATAATTTGTAGTTGTTTTATCTCCGTAAACGTCATCGTCACCATAAACGATGAAAACGTCTTCGTCAGTGGCATAGTATTGTTCAATGAGAGTGGTGAAATTCGAATTATACTTCTTTACAAGCACTTTTCCGGTAATGGATGATGTTCCACCCTGACCTTCCTCTTTTTCACAGGAAATGAACACGAAAAGTGTAAAAAGCACAAAGAATGAGTACAGTAATTTTCTGCTCATAGAATTAATTTCAGTTATAGTACCTTAAACGTGTATGAAACCGTACTGGTTTCATAAATATTAAGCGTCGATGCGTGCGTATTTGGCATGCTTCTCAATGAATTCGCGACGGGGAGGAACATCATCACCCATGAGCATTGAGAAAACACGATCCGCTTCAGCAGCACTTTCAATTGTCACCAACCGGAGAGTACGTTTTTCAGGATTCATAGTGGTTTCCCAAAGTTGTTCGGAATTCATTTCTCCGAGACCTTTATAACGCTGAACATGGACACTTCCGTCTTTTCCCTTGCCGAGTTCTTCGACAATAGATCTTCTCTCTTCCTCTGTCCAGCAATATCTCTCGGTTTTACCTTTTTTAATGAGGTACAACGGGGGAGTAGCAATGTATAAATGGCCATTCTTGATAAGATCCTCCATATGGCGGTAGAAGAAAGTCATCATGAGCGTTGTAATGTGGGAACCGTCAACGTCGGCATCCGTCATGATGATTACCTTATGATATCTCAGTCTGTCAAGATTTAACGCTTTGCTGTCATCTTCCGTACCCACCGTAACACCAAGCGCAGTATAGATATTCCTGATTTCCTCGTTTTCAAAAATTTTATGAGGCATTGCTTTTTCGACATTCAGGATTTTACCCCGGAGAGGCAAAATAGCCTGGAAATGCCTGTCTCTGCCCTGTTTTGCCGTTCCACCTGCTGAATCACCCTCAACAAAGTAGATTTCACACATACCCGGATCTCTTTCAGAACAGTCAGCCAGTTTTCCAGGCAATCCTGATCCTGAAAGCACACCTTTCCGTTGCACAAGTTCGCGGGCCTTACGGGCTGCATGTCGTGCCTGGGCAGCCAGAATGACCTTCTGGACAATGGTCCGGGCATCTTTCGGATTTTCCTCAAGATAATTGGCAAGCGCAGCTGAAATAGCCGTGTCAACAAATCCCATCACATCTGAGTTGCCGAGCTTGGTTTTTGTCTGACCCTCAAACTGCGGTTCAGCAACCTTTATGGAGATTACAGCGGTTAGTCCTTCCCTGAAATCATCACCGCTGATATCAAATTTCAGCTTTGAAATCATGCCTG
Above is a genomic segment from Bacteroidales bacterium containing:
- the gyrB gene encoding DNA topoisomerase (ATP-hydrolyzing) subunit B → MSNSGFEEKISKNDTVNEYSAESIQVLEGLEAVRKRPAMYIGDISVKGLHHLVYEVVDNSIDEALAGYCKNIDVTINEDGSITVNDDGRGIPVGMMEKEKRSALEVVLTVLHAGGKFNKDSYKVSGGLHGVGVSCVNALSVHLKAVVYINGKIYQQEFERGKPLYPVKETGTCERTGTEITFKPDADIFNTVEYNFEILSTRLRELAFLNKGIRLEITDRREMEENGGGTSHFRKETFYSEKGLAEFVTLLDENREKLTDIIHIENSKAEVPVEVAMQYNTSFSENVFSYVNNINTIEGGTHLAGFRRGLTRTLKAYAEKSGMISKLKFDISGDDFREGLTAVISIKVAEPQFEGQTKTKLGNSDVMGFVDTAISAALANYLEENPKDARTIVQKVILAAQARHAARKARELVQRKGVLSGSGLPGKLADCSERDPGMCEIYFVEGDSAGGTAKQGRDRHFQAILPLRGKILNVEKAMPHKIFENEEIRNIYTALGVTVGTEDDSKALNLDRLRYHKVIIMTDADVDGSHITTLMMTFFYRHMEDLIKNGHLYIATPPLYLIKKGKTERYCWTEEERRSIVEELGKGKDGSVHVQRYKGLGEMNSEQLWETTMNPEKRTLRLVTIESAAEADRVFSMLMGDDVPPRREFIEKHAKYARIDA